attgtggatggctcctgctcctAAGGGGTGACTTTTGaaccttgcacctgagtcagctttgatggcttacaggatggaaactaaatatgcaacagacatggtatgaactgttttggaaaggtcttgaACTCCACTACCATAGCCCAATGCCAAACTATGGGGGgcgccactgagtagggccaaaaccttgaaaaaacgCGATTTTACCGttttattagtaagaaaaactaaatctgacttAACAGGTGTTTTTCTTAGACCAAAATACCATAAAGAAGCATGCAAGGTCACATGTCACAATCTCACAATATAGTGAAAATACCTTAGAACTACAAAAGgtgagaacaacacacacacacgtaggggACCACCATTCCGATTTGTAGTTCTTTGTATCCTTCTTCCGGGTTCAGATTAGGGTTCTAAAACTAGGGTTTGGAAAACATATTAGCGGTTTGTTTTTAACCAAATATGCTTAAGCAAAGCATATGTgttaacattttgaaataaatatcgttataaaaaacagacacataaaCGTTTACCAATGCTTTTTCACACTTTATTGTTACCGCGCTGTTCCGCGGATAGAAAAGGGTGCATTCACTTCCCAACGGATTTATCACCGTTTTCACACAAATCTTCTGGAACTATTACCAGAATTATTTATTGGTATAAAGTGTTAAAATGGTTAACAATTTGTTTATATACAATCTGCCTTCCAAACAAAACCATATAAAAGCATAGAAATTGATTAATAATGAACCAGTTATTTCGGATGACTAATGGAATCAGATGGCTTGTGAACATACCTcaagttcagtcagacaactcacgttcgagcATTGACAATATAGAGTAACCACAAAAGGTTTTAATCTTGCAGGAAATAAGATTTGTTTAACAGATTGAATAATAATGTAGACTGGTCGTACACCTGTTTAAAACTACTTTCTTGGCAATAAAAATTACACATTGATTTAGGAATAACTCAGATATGCAGTGacaatattttattgaatacaAGTAGAACATCAATACATTGGAAAACATACTAAATTATGATGGCTTAATTGTGTtgttgaaaaatatgttttaatatcgAGGTATTCAATGGCTTTCCCTACATTGATattatttatacaaatatacaatgaATACAAAAGTTCGACATCCTCTGTCCATAACCCTCAAaggagtaaggaaaaactacgaaaaaaaaaactattaccAGGGGgtaaaaaatgtagaaacctcagagagagccacatgtgagggatccctctcccaggatggacagaagtgcaactgATGCCGCTTTATCAGATCTGAcaattaaaaacacttaaagTAAACTTAACTAtttaaccctaaacctaacagCAGTATTTAGGATTGCTAAGGGTCAACAACGTCCTCCTCTGGAATCTGCTGTCCACTGTCAAGACCCTATATAGGAAAATATAAGGAAATACATGGTAATTTGCATTTAGTTCAATGTGTATGATCCACAGAAAAATGCATTTCtcataaatgtttaaaacaatattcaacTAATCAAAGTATCTATGATTACTGTCCCAtgttaaaatgtcattaatCACCTGCATGTCAATATCCTCCTCATCTGAGGAGCTTTCATTAGCACTTCTTAAAGCTTGCTCCTCAGACTCTTCAGGCTCTTCCCCCCAAACAAGGTCCAGCATTGACCCTTGAAGCCCTGCCTTTATTAGCTCCAAGTACTTTTGCCTCACTAAGGCAAGTTGAGAACGCTGCTGAAACAATTTGCACTTGAGCTCTCCCTGGAGACCTTGAAGGCCTTCTTTGGAGAGACTCCTGTGGCTACCTTAAtcatgaagacaaaaaaaaattacgaTTAAATTTTGATATGGTGCATAAACAGAGACAACTCCTAACAATTTGTGGATCAATGCTTACCCTCTATGCTGGTTAAAAGACCACTCAAGTCAAGCTCCCTTTTCTTGAGGTACTCCCAATGCTGCCTTACTTCGGTAGCAAGGATTTTGACCTCCTCCTCAAGTCTTTTCACATGCATGACATTGTCAAACACCTTCTTTTTTGCAAGGAAATCAATGCCATCTAAAAATGCATCCATGAAAATTCCATGCATTAGTTCACAGTGGTGGAAGGGGAAAAACCATTGaggaaaacagatttaaaactaaaaaacaaatgggatacattatttaaaaaataataggaTCATAATTTTTCCCTATGACTCTTCTCTCCCCATATTCACCAAAAGTTAAGGCAGGTGGACGTAGCAAACCATTGACCAATGTATATGCTACAACAATACCAATCAAGCTGTGTCTATATCGTCCACAATGATTAGTTCACCTGCTGGCACCTGGGACACCCTCAATCAGAATCATGACGAATAATTAAATAGGTAATATACCACTGGGCGGCAACAGCCACGGAAAGATGTAGCCAGCATTTAAGAGATTTTCAACAGCGCCAATTTGCTGTTGTGGCTGGACCATCTCGTCGTGCTGAGCCACATGGACCTCAAGCTGGTTCCTTTCCCTCCACATGCGGCTGCGAATCACAGAGTGTCCTGAGTTGGTGTCTGCGGTACAATGAAATATTtcattgttaaaacatttttttaagatttcATGTATCCCACAATGTGTGTACCTGTATGACTGTAGAGACGGGCTCTACGTTGTCTCAGGCCCAGTGAATTCTCCtcaattcttctcctcacttcCAGGAGAGAATCACTGCTGCCAGCTGGTGAATCTGAACAACACAAAGCAATACTGTAATTTGATGTACATTGTGTAATGCAATCTTACCAAGTATGTTTTCTGATCTTATTTGAGCACGGAGATATTAAGACACCTACCATGTTCAGCCCAATCCTGTACATCTGTGACCCACTGCCGCACAGTCTCATCATTCAAAGACAGGTCCTCCTTGATAGCCTCTAGgttctgcctctccctctgaagatccctttgtgtctgtggggaaaatagagaatataaatattatCTATTCCTCACTGAGATTGCAATGTggccttttaaaaaataaatgacaattacCTTATGAAATCTGGAGCATAAGGTATTGCACATGTTTTTCACCTTCCTTTTGTTCCAGTCCATGATCTGGACAGTCAGCATGTCTGTGCGGGCTGtaacaaacagatttttttttcaatacaatCAATGATACACTCTTAATTATGCTAATTGTCGTGTAATGCTATTGAATGATTAGCCTGGATGTGCAAATATTATATTAGATAAGTCAGAAACTGCAACCAACCTCCTTTTCCCATAAACTTGGTGTTTATGGCAGTCCTGGAGAGGAAGGAATTGACcatttccacctcctctcccaAGGTGGAACCAGCTCCATCCTGATTTCCTCCTCCCCATTTTATCTATCATTTTAGGATGATACCGTGCATCCCATTAGTAGAAGGCCAGAGAAACATTCGCTGTTGTTTTGGCTCTGTGATCCAGCACATTTAaatatagataataataataagaataaagtgTGTAGTTTGAGCTTTAACCTGAGGTAGTTTACATGCATATTAGTTAACCCCACAAGtaatttaacaaatgaaaatgaaattgatGTCTAAAATTACCTCACACTTGATACCGTGTGCTTTAGCATGGAGCACAGACAGAAAGGGTTTCATGGTAGTGAGGTGATGATCTTCAGGGTAGGCTTCACAAATTCTGCTTATGTAAGGCCAATATTTGCAAATAACGTCCATGCAAAAGAAGGTTGGAGGACTGATGGCAGAGACTTCCTTCTGCAGGAACATGGGATAAGCGAAGATCTCACCCCTGTAGGATTGCATCACAGCATTATGTCAACAATACATAATAAACTGACAAAAAGACAGAAGTTAGGTTTACGATTAATAGATGAGTTTATGGTGTTAGCAAGTATATGTCCTGAAAGGGTGAAACCTTTTTGGAATAGATGTTAGTAAGAGGGTTATCAAACTTGCCTGAACATATTCAGAGCACGAAGAATAATCCCATGTCGGCACACAGCTACTTCTATACCCTGTCGAACAATGGTACACTTAATTTCACATAATTTATCTGCATAGTAGAAAAGTTATCTACCCTTCCAGCAAAGAAattgctaaaaaaaacaatgttactgaggaacaaaataaaactgtgcacacaaaaATGACATACATCTTAATATAATATAGATTAAGTCTGATACCATCTACATAAGTTTGTAACAGAATTAGCATGTTTATTAGGGACTTAGTATGGTAAATAGTAATTCCAAGAGAAATCTCTTACAACACATACCTGCTCATCAAGGCTGGAGCTACTCCTCTTACTCGTCTCTTTGGCTGCATTCAGCTGAGACCTGCCACAAACCCCCTTTCCTGGCAcctaaaaatgacaaaacatcGTCACAGtagtcattttaattaatttatgaaAATTTTGGGTGTAATTTTGCAGGATATACTTTTGCAAATGGTAGTACTCATCTAAAATAAAATTGGGCTTGCAGTATACAAAGTACAATGACAAATTATGTGATTAATAACAGACACTCTTACATGCTTGGTCCTCCTTTGGATGTCTTCCACAAAGGCTGCCACCTCATCATCTTTGCAGAGAACTACACCCTCAAAGTAAACTGCTTCATCAGTACTAGAGAACATACATAGCAATATATGATCATtttaacataaatacacaaatatacataaatattgcGGCTGCTGCTTCAGCAGTCACGTAATctacagtggaggaaataattatttgatccctcgctgattttgtaagtttgcccattcacaaagacacaaacagtctataattttaatggtaggtttattacaatagtgagagatggaatatcaaaaggaaaatccaggaaatcactttaaataaaatatataaacagacttgcattttatcgagtgaaataagtatttgatcccctgccAATAAATGGCTTAGTACTTGGTGGCAAAACCCTTGTTGGCAAGCACAGAGGTCAGACGTTTCTTGTAGTTAATTACCAGGTTTGTGCACGTATCAAGAGGAATCTTGGTCCACTCCTCTTTGCAAATCATCTCCAAATCCTTAAGGTTTCGAGGCTGTCGCTTCGCAACTCGAAGCTTCAGctccctccacagattttcGATGGGATTAAGGTCCGGAGACTGACTTGGCCACTCCATGACCttaatgtgtttccttttgagCCACTCCTTTGTTGCCTTGGCCGTatgttttgggtcattgtcctgctggaagacccATCCACGACCCATTTTCAGTGCTCTGGCGGAGGGAAGAAGGTTGTCACTCAGGATTTTACGGTACATGGCCCCGTCCATCTTTCCATCAATGCGGTGAAGTCGTCCTGTCCCCTTAGCAGAGAAACACCCCCAAAGCATAATGCTTCCACCTCCATACTTGACGGTGGGGATGGTGTTCTTGGGGTCATAGTCagtatttttcctcctccaaaCACGGCGAGTCGAGTTGATGCCAAAGAGCTcaattttggtttcatctgaccacAGCACTTGCTCCCAAGACTTCTCTGAATCATTCAGGTGATCATTGACGAACTTCAGACGGGCCTGTACATGTGCATTCTTGAGCAGGGGGACCTTGCGGGCACTGCAGGATCTTAATCCATTGCGgcgtagtgtgttcccaatggtTTTCTTGGTGACTGTGGTCCCAGCTGCCTTGAGATCATTAGCAAGCTCCTCGCGTGTAGTTCTTGGATCATTTCtcaccttcctcatcatcagtgaTACCCCACGAGGTGAGATTTTGCAAGGAGCCCCAGAACGAGGACGATTGATGGTTGTTTTGTGCGTCTTCCATTTTCGAACGATCGCACCAACAGTTGTCTCCTTCTCACCCAGCTTCTTGCCTATGGTCTTGTAGCCCAATCCAGCCTTGTGCAGGTCTACAATCTTGTCCCTGATGTCCTTAGACAACTCTTTGGTCTTGCCCATGGTGGAGAGTTTGGAGTCTGACTGATGAATGCATGtacaggtgtcttttatacagGTGATTGGTGACTGATTGACACACAGGTGTCTTTATTGCAGGTAACATTTTTTCAGTGTATCTAAGGAGTAGGAGTCTGTGGGAGCCAGCATTGTTGATGGTTggcaggggatcaaatacttatttcactcgataaaatgcaagtctgtttatatattttatttaaagtgatttcctggattttccttttgatattccatctctcactattgtaataaacctaccattaaaattatagactgtttgtgtctttgtgaatatAGAAACTATCATCACTTACCAAGTCCTTCCTCTTGGTCATCGGGCATCTGTACAGAAACCCCCTCAGGAACACTGGGAGTGGATGATCTGACCCGTTTCGCTAAGAAGAGAAAGTTTAATGTGAAGTATGCCAACATTTCATTGCAGTTTTAATGTCAATCACTACTAATCTTATTAGTTCTCAATGGAACTGCCCTTGTCTGTGGATCTCTTTGCTATTTATAGGTTTGGTCAGGTTACTATTTCAGTTGTCATAGTATATGACAACAAAACATAGACAGACATTATGGCAGAGTTCACAGTACAGTATATTAATGGTACTCTTGGAAATAGCG
Above is a genomic segment from Pleuronectes platessa chromosome 7, fPlePla1.1, whole genome shotgun sequence containing:
- the LOC128444810 gene encoding uncharacterized protein LOC128444810 — protein: MVNSFLSRTAINTKFMGKGARTDMLTVQIMDWNKRKVKNMCNTLCSRFHKTQRDLQRERQNLEAIKEDLSLNDETVRQWVTDVQDWAEHDSPAGSSDSLLEVRRRIEENSLGLRQRRARLYSHTDTNSGHSVIRSRMWRERNQLEVHVAQHDEMVQPQQQIGAVENLLNAGYIFPWLLPPSDGIDFLAKKKVFDNVMHVKRLEEEVKILATEVRQHWEYLKKRELDLSGLLTSIEGSHRSLSKEGLQGLQGELKCKLFQQRSQLALVRQKYLELIKAGLQGSMLDLVWGEEPEESEEQALRSANESSSDEEDIDMQGLDSGQQIPEEDVVDP